From the Limosilactobacillus panis genome, one window contains:
- a CDS encoding SprT family protein has protein sequence MNNQELQRLTEKWSLQCFNRPFTHRIFFNPHLRTTGGRYHLNDGHIDINPLMYTEFDIDNLKRVVLHELCHYHLHQTGRDYHHRSRAFRTLLAQVGGSRYAPVTSKARPPKRHLFYQCQGCGVVIARQRHFNTYRYVCRRCGHHFKLVKDVS, from the coding sequence ATGAATAATCAAGAACTGCAGCGGCTAACTGAAAAGTGGTCGCTGCAATGTTTTAACCGTCCCTTTACCCACCGGATTTTTTTCAATCCGCACTTGCGGACTACCGGGGGGCGCTACCACCTGAATGATGGTCATATTGATATTAATCCCTTGATGTACACCGAATTTGATATCGACAACTTAAAGCGGGTTGTCCTTCATGAGCTGTGCCACTACCACCTCCACCAAACCGGACGCGACTACCACCACCGAAGTAGGGCCTTCCGAACCCTGTTGGCCCAGGTTGGTGGCTCACGATACGCTCCGGTGACGAGTAAGGCCCGCCCACCCAAACGGCACCTGTTTTACCAGTGCCAGGGCTGTGGCGTCGTCATCGCTCGCCAGCGGCATTTCAATACCTACCGGTACGTCTGCCGACGGTGTGGACACCATTTCAAATTAGTAAAGGATGTTTCCTGA
- a CDS encoding potassium transporter TrkG produces the protein MQFLRKTAVRGTSPFLIIAVAFGGLILLGTILLMLPVATKSGQGTSFADALFTATSAACVTGLVVHNTATYWSLFGQTVILALIQVGGLGVVTVVVGVRALRRQRISLRERTIMQESLSASKIGGVIRSTRFIIVTTIGIEFIGALLLLPMFVPRFGWEGGSGEAIFHAVSAFCNAGFDLLSTKRPYQSLVAYSTNVEINLVIGLLILIGGIGFVTWIDVRRYGWHIHRYRLQSKIVLVATVILLLVPMVYFFNCELQSFPFR, from the coding sequence ATGCAATTTTTAAGAAAAACAGCGGTCCGGGGGACGAGTCCCTTCCTGATTATTGCGGTCGCCTTTGGGGGCTTGATCCTTCTAGGAACCATTTTACTGATGCTGCCGGTGGCGACAAAGAGTGGTCAGGGGACCTCATTTGCCGACGCCCTGTTTACGGCGACCTCTGCTGCTTGTGTGACTGGGCTGGTCGTTCACAACACGGCAACTTACTGGTCGCTCTTTGGTCAGACTGTTATTTTGGCCCTGATCCAAGTTGGTGGCCTGGGAGTGGTGACCGTTGTCGTTGGTGTACGGGCGCTACGGCGGCAGCGAATTAGTCTGCGTGAGCGAACAATCATGCAGGAGTCGCTGTCTGCCTCAAAGATTGGGGGCGTCATTCGGTCGACCCGCTTTATCATTGTGACCACCATTGGGATTGAATTCATTGGGGCCCTCCTTTTACTACCGATGTTTGTTCCCCGCTTTGGGTGGGAAGGTGGCAGTGGTGAAGCCATCTTCCATGCCGTCTCGGCTTTCTGTAACGCGGGCTTTGACCTTCTCAGTACTAAGCGGCCTTACCAGTCACTGGTGGCATACTCAACAAATGTTGAAATAAACCTTGTGATTGGCCTCTTGATTCTGATTGGGGGAATCGGCTTTGTCACCTGGATTGATGTTCGTCGGTATGGCTGGCACATTCATCGTTACCGCCTGCAGAGTAAAATCGTTCTGGTGGCAACGGTCATCCTTTTGTTAGTGCCAATGGTCTACTTCTTTAACTGTGAGCTTCAAAGCTTTCCTTTCCGATGA
- a CDS encoding potassium transporter TrkG, whose protein sequence is MKKRLLASFFQTVSPRTAGFNTVSLTQLSDNGKFMTILLMFIGGGTGSTAGGIKMTTAGVLFCTCLAVIFRRREVTAFGRRIASRTIFRAAAIFTLYLSLLIVAAMMMSGVEHLALLTSLFECASALDTVGLTLGVTPLLHLSSRLLLILLMFIGRVGSLTVVFAVGSHSTKFQARYPEETVNVG, encoded by the coding sequence ATGAAGAAACGACTTTTGGCGTCCTTCTTCCAGACGGTGAGCCCCCGGACCGCCGGTTTTAACACGGTTTCTTTAACGCAGCTGTCTGATAACGGTAAGTTTATGACAATCCTGCTGATGTTTATCGGTGGAGGAACTGGTTCGACGGCGGGGGGAATTAAGATGACGACGGCGGGCGTCCTGTTCTGTACCTGTTTAGCGGTGATCTTTCGCCGGCGGGAGGTAACGGCGTTTGGCCGGCGGATTGCTTCCCGGACCATTTTTCGGGCTGCGGCTATATTTACCCTGTACTTAAGCTTGTTAATCGTGGCGGCAATGATGATGAGCGGTGTGGAGCACTTGGCGCTGTTGACCAGCCTGTTCGAATGTGCTTCGGCGCTGGATACGGTCGGTCTAACCCTGGGGGTGACCCCCTTACTGCACTTAAGTTCACGTCTACTTTTGATACTATTGATGTTCATTGGGCGGGTAGGCAGTTTGACAGTCGTCTTTGCGGTGGGCAGCCACTCGACAAAGTTCCAGGCCCGTTACCCAGAGGAGACCGTAAACGTTGGTTAG
- a CDS encoding NAD-binding protein translates to MGIDIKEDRVTAAIDVLTRGLIGNTTNADFLRSCGVGNFDLCVVTIGGDFEASLETT, encoded by the coding sequence ATGGGAATCGATATCAAGGAGGATCGGGTGACTGCTGCCATCGATGTCCTTACCCGGGGCCTGATTGGCAACACTACGAACGCTGACTTTTTAAGAAGCTGCGGGGTGGGAAATTTTGACCTGTGTGTCGTAACGATTGGTGGAGACTTTGAGGCTTCGCTGGAGACAACCTGA
- a CDS encoding TrkA C-terminal domain-containing protein: MLRNGADESIYPERQDAQWLAYRYSSPHILDYTRLDQENAIFEIEVPTSWAGKSLVEIDARRKYDLNIIGSKHLDGRVSTHVDPEQLLEKGMTLLVSGDAQTILKLFR; encoded by the coding sequence TTGTTACGTAACGGGGCGGATGAAAGTATTTATCCCGAACGCCAAGATGCCCAGTGGCTGGCCTACCGCTACAGTTCACCCCATATTTTGGATTACACTCGTTTAGACCAGGAAAATGCTATCTTTGAGATTGAGGTCCCGACGTCGTGGGCTGGTAAATCACTAGTGGAGATTGATGCCCGGCGGAAATATGATCTCAATATTATTGGTAGTAAGCACCTAGATGGACGAGTATCGACCCATGTTGATCCCGAACAACTCCTGGAAAAAGGGATGACCTTGCTGGTTAGTGGGGATGCCCAGACGATCCTTAAATTATTTCGCTAA
- a CDS encoding glycoside hydrolase family 2 TIM barrel-domain containing protein gives MDADIKWLDDPETFRVNQLPAHSDHHYYGNYAEWGQGQSRFVQSLNGQWQFKFAQNPHKRQRDFYQAGLDCTDFDQIEVPSEIELSDYAQNNYINTLIPWEGKIYRRPAYAVDGKNKEEGSFSTGEDNTVGMYRKKFDLNPELRGKEVRVRFEGVERSMYLWLNGHFVGYAEDSFTLSEFDLTPYIQDEDNVMAVEVFKHSTASWIEDQDMFRFSGIFRSVELLAQPVTHLEDMTIRPTVDDGYQNGHLNLDLQLAGEQEGTVHVLVKDEDGNVVVDQTKPVAEQVAIDEVALKNVHLWDNHQPYLYQLFIEIRDEAGQLVELVPYRFGFRRIEISTDHVVLLNGQRLIINGVNRHEWDDQRGRSVTMTDMEKDIQTFKENNINAVRTCHYPDQLPWYQLCDEHGIYMMAENNLESHATWQKMGKVDPSYNVPGSVPQWKEVVVDRARTNYETFKNHPAILFWSLGNESFAGDNIAAMGRFYKEHDDSRLVHYEGVCHTHDYSKQIPGLKKESYLPAGGTKDYRDQISDVESWMYLPPKQVEEYLQNNPDKPFMECEYMHDMGNSDGGMGSYIKLLDKYPQYFGGFIWDFIDQALQVKDPVSGKMVMRYGGDFDDRHSDYEFSGDGLMFADRTPKPAMQEVRYYYGLHK, from the coding sequence ATGGATGCAGATATCAAATGGTTAGATGACCCCGAAACATTTCGGGTTAACCAACTACCCGCCCATAGTGACCATCATTACTATGGCAACTATGCTGAGTGGGGGCAGGGGCAAAGTCGCTTTGTCCAGTCGTTGAATGGCCAGTGGCAATTTAAGTTTGCCCAAAATCCGCACAAACGGCAAAGAGATTTTTACCAAGCAGGCTTAGACTGTACCGATTTTGACCAAATTGAAGTACCGAGCGAAATTGAACTGAGTGACTACGCCCAGAATAACTACATTAACACCCTGATTCCGTGGGAAGGTAAAATTTACCGGCGGCCCGCCTACGCGGTTGATGGTAAGAATAAGGAGGAAGGTTCCTTCAGTACGGGTGAAGACAACACCGTTGGTATGTACCGGAAGAAATTCGACCTTAACCCTGAATTACGGGGTAAGGAAGTCCGGGTCCGTTTCGAAGGGGTCGAACGGTCAATGTATTTGTGGTTAAACGGCCACTTTGTTGGCTACGCTGAAGATAGCTTTACCCTGTCCGAGTTTGACTTGACACCATACATCCAGGACGAGGATAACGTCATGGCGGTTGAGGTCTTCAAACACAGTACCGCTTCCTGGATCGAGGACCAGGACATGTTCCGTTTCTCCGGCATTTTCCGGTCAGTAGAACTGCTGGCCCAGCCGGTAACCCACTTGGAAGATATGACCATCCGACCAACCGTTGATGACGGTTACCAAAATGGTCATTTAAACCTGGATCTGCAACTCGCTGGTGAGCAAGAGGGGACCGTTCACGTTCTGGTTAAGGATGAAGACGGTAACGTCGTCGTTGACCAGACAAAGCCGGTTGCTGAGCAGGTGGCAATTGATGAGGTTGCCCTGAAGAACGTTCACCTCTGGGATAACCACCAGCCTTACCTTTATCAACTTTTTATTGAGATCCGCGACGAAGCAGGGCAACTAGTTGAACTGGTCCCGTACCGGTTCGGTTTCCGGCGGATCGAAATCAGTACTGACCACGTTGTCTTACTGAATGGCCAGCGTCTGATCATTAATGGGGTTAACCGTCACGAATGGGATGACCAGCGTGGCCGCTCTGTCACAATGACTGACATGGAAAAGGACATCCAAACCTTCAAGGAGAACAACATCAATGCCGTCCGGACCTGTCACTATCCAGACCAATTACCTTGGTACCAGCTGTGTGACGAGCACGGAATCTACATGATGGCTGAAAATAACCTGGAGTCCCACGCTACCTGGCAGAAGATGGGGAAGGTTGACCCGTCTTATAACGTTCCCGGCTCCGTCCCACAGTGGAAGGAAGTCGTTGTTGATCGGGCCCGGACTAACTATGAGACCTTCAAGAACCACCCGGCAATTTTATTCTGGTCTCTGGGGAACGAATCCTTTGCAGGTGACAACATTGCCGCGATGGGCCGCTTCTACAAGGAACATGATGACAGCCGCCTGGTTCACTACGAGGGTGTTTGTCACACTCACGATTACAGTAAGCAGATTCCGGGTCTCAAGAAGGAATCTTACCTGCCAGCCGGTGGGACGAAGGACTATCGTGACCAGATCTCGGATGTTGAAAGCTGGATGTACCTGCCACCAAAGCAGGTTGAAGAATACCTGCAAAATAACCCCGATAAGCCGTTTATGGAGTGTGAATACATGCATGACATGGGGAACTCCGATGGTGGAATGGGATCCTACATTAAGCTGTTGGACAAGTACCCACAATACTTCGGCGGCTTCATCTGGGACTTCATTGACCAGGCCCTGCAAGTTAAGGACCCCGTCAGTGGTAAGATGGTAATGCGTTACGGTGGCGACTTTGATGACCGTCACTCAGACTATGAATTTTCAGGCGATGGCTTGATGTTCGCTGACCGGACACCAAAGCCGGCAATGCAGGAGGTACGGTACTACTATGGCTTACACAAATAA
- a CDS encoding beta-galactosidase small subunit: MAYTNKLHVIYGDGSLGVGGEGFHYIFSYERGGLESLKINGKEWLYRTPTPTFWRATTDNDRGSGFNIKSAQWLSADYFQKCTKIDVTVDDHHFAGLPLDNDHYSNDETAERVALTYTFETLTVPSTTVALTYTVNSDGQIKVVVHYTGKKGLPELPVFGVRIVMPTAATGFEYAGLSGETYPDRMAGGQHGTFKVKGLPVAKYLVPQENGMHMASDWVKITRQTTQNNADHSDQPFSLKVVKDQDSFAFSCLPYTAEELENATHIEELPLERRTVLVIAGAVRGVGGIDSWGADVEKQYHIPADQDIDFSFILNAK, encoded by the coding sequence ATGGCTTACACAAATAAATTACACGTTATTTACGGTGACGGTTCACTCGGTGTCGGTGGTGAAGGATTCCACTACATTTTCTCTTATGAACGTGGGGGACTGGAATCACTGAAAATTAATGGCAAGGAATGGCTCTACCGGACCCCAACGCCGACCTTTTGGCGGGCCACGACGGATAATGACCGGGGAAGCGGCTTTAACATCAAGTCTGCCCAGTGGTTGAGTGCCGACTACTTCCAAAAGTGCACGAAAATTGATGTTACGGTTGACGATCACCACTTCGCAGGCCTGCCGCTTGACAATGACCACTATAGCAATGACGAAACTGCTGAGCGGGTGGCACTGACCTACACTTTTGAAACACTAACGGTCCCATCAACGACGGTGGCACTGACCTATACTGTAAACAGCGATGGCCAGATTAAGGTCGTTGTCCACTACACCGGTAAGAAGGGCTTGCCAGAGTTACCAGTGTTTGGTGTCCGGATAGTGATGCCGACTGCGGCGACCGGCTTTGAATACGCGGGCCTCTCCGGTGAAACCTACCCTGACCGGATGGCGGGTGGCCAGCACGGTACCTTCAAGGTTAAGGGCCTTCCGGTAGCAAAGTACCTGGTTCCCCAAGAAAATGGGATGCACATGGCTAGTGACTGGGTTAAAATCACCCGGCAGACGACCCAGAACAATGCCGATCATTCTGACCAGCCGTTCAGCTTGAAGGTGGTTAAGGACCAGGATAGCTTTGCTTTCAGCTGTCTGCCGTACACAGCGGAGGAGCTCGAAAACGCGACCCATATTGAAGAATTGCCCCTAGAGCGGCGGACCGTCCTGGTTATTGCTGGTGCTGTCCGTGGTGTTGGTGGCATCGATAGCTGGGGTGCCGATGTTGAAAAGCAGTACCACATTCCAGCCGACCAGGATATTGACTTTAGCTTCATTTTGAACGCCAAGTAA